A single genomic interval of Hafnia alvei harbors:
- the pflB gene encoding formate C-acetyltransferase, producing the protein MSELNEKQAAAWEGFTKGDWQNEVNVRDFIQKNYTPYEGDESFLAGATQATTNLWDKVMDGIKIENRTHAPVDFDTNVAATITSHDAGYISKDLEQIVGLQTDAPLKRALIPFGGIKMVEGSCKVYGRELDPMIKKIFTEYRKTHNQGVFDVYTKDILNCRKSGVLTGLPDAYGRGRIIGDYRRIAVYGIDFLMKDKFAQFQSLQTKLENGEDLEATIRLREEIADQHRALGQIKEMAAKYGCDISAPAKNAKEAVQWTYFGYLAAVKSQNGAAMSFGRVSSFLDIYIERDLQEGKLTEEEAQELIDHLVMKLRMVRFLRTPEYDELFSGDPIWATESLAGMGLDGRTLVTKNSFRFLNTLYTMGPSPEPNMTILWSEKLPLPFKKFAAKVSIDTSSVQYENDDLMRPDFNNDDYAIACCVSPMIVGKQMQFFGARANLAKTMLYAINGGVDEKLKMQVGPKEAPMMDTVLDYDKVMERMDHFMDWLAKQYVTALNIIHYMHDKYSYEASLMALHDRDVYRTMACGIAGLSVAADSLSAIKYAKVSTIRDEDGLAVDFDIEGEYPQFGNNDPRVDDIACDLVERFMKKIQKLTTYRNAVPTQSVLTITSNVVYGKKTGNTPDGRRAGAPFGPGANPMHGRDQKGAVASLTSVAKLPFAYAKDGISYTFSIVPNALGKDDEVRKANLAGLMDGYFHHEASIEGGQHLNVNVMNREMLLDAMENPEKYPQLTIRVSGYAVRFNSLTKEQQQDVITRTFTQSM; encoded by the coding sequence ATGTCCGAGCTTAATGAAAAACAAGCAGCCGCATGGGAAGGTTTCACTAAAGGCGACTGGCAGAATGAAGTCAACGTTCGTGATTTCATCCAGAAAAACTACACCCCGTACGAAGGTGACGAATCCTTCCTGGCTGGCGCTACTCAAGCGACGACCAACCTGTGGGATAAAGTCATGGACGGTATCAAAATTGAAAACCGTACCCATGCGCCGGTTGATTTCGATACCAACGTAGCTGCAACCATCACCTCTCATGATGCTGGCTACATCAGCAAAGACCTCGAACAAATCGTTGGTCTGCAAACTGATGCGCCTCTGAAACGTGCTCTGATTCCGTTCGGCGGCATCAAGATGGTTGAAGGTTCATGTAAAGTTTACGGTCGTGAACTTGATCCAATGATCAAGAAAATCTTCACCGAATACCGTAAAACTCACAACCAGGGCGTGTTTGACGTTTACACCAAAGACATCCTGAACTGCCGTAAATCTGGTGTTCTGACTGGTCTGCCAGATGCGTATGGCCGTGGTCGTATCATCGGTGACTACCGTCGTATCGCCGTTTACGGTATCGACTTCCTGATGAAAGACAAATTCGCTCAGTTCCAATCACTGCAGACCAAACTGGAAAACGGTGAAGATCTGGAAGCGACTATTCGTCTGCGTGAAGAAATTGCTGACCAGCATCGCGCTCTGGGCCAGATCAAAGAAATGGCTGCCAAATATGGTTGCGATATCTCTGCTCCAGCTAAAAACGCAAAAGAAGCTGTACAGTGGACTTACTTCGGCTACCTGGCTGCGGTTAAATCTCAGAACGGTGCTGCAATGTCCTTCGGTCGTGTATCCAGCTTCCTGGATATCTACATCGAACGTGATCTGCAAGAAGGCAAACTGACTGAAGAAGAAGCTCAGGAACTGATTGACCATCTGGTTATGAAACTGCGTATGGTTCGTTTCCTGCGTACTCCAGAATATGATGAACTGTTCTCTGGTGACCCAATCTGGGCAACAGAATCCCTGGCTGGTATGGGTCTGGACGGTCGTACTCTGGTTACCAAAAACAGCTTCCGTTTCCTGAACACCCTGTACACCATGGGTCCATCTCCAGAGCCAAACATGACCATCCTGTGGTCTGAAAAACTGCCTCTGCCGTTCAAGAAATTTGCTGCTAAAGTTTCCATCGATACCTCATCTGTACAGTATGAGAACGATGACCTGATGCGCCCTGACTTCAACAATGATGACTACGCAATTGCTTGCTGCGTAAGCCCAATGATTGTTGGTAAACAAATGCAGTTCTTCGGTGCTCGTGCAAACTTGGCTAAAACCATGCTGTACGCAATCAACGGCGGCGTTGATGAAAAACTGAAAATGCAGGTTGGCCCGAAAGAAGCTCCAATGATGGATACCGTACTGGACTATGACAAAGTCATGGAACGTATGGATCACTTCATGGATTGGCTGGCTAAACAGTATGTCACCGCGCTGAACATCATCCATTACATGCATGACAAGTACAGCTACGAAGCATCCCTGATGGCTCTGCATGACCGTGACGTATATCGTACTATGGCATGTGGTATCGCAGGTCTGTCTGTTGCTGCTGACTCCCTGTCTGCAATCAAATATGCGAAAGTTTCTACTATTCGTGACGAAGACGGCCTGGCTGTTGACTTCGACATCGAAGGTGAATACCCGCAGTTTGGTAACAACGACCCACGCGTCGATGATATCGCTTGTGACCTGGTAGAACGTTTCATGAAGAAAATTCAGAAACTGACTACTTACCGCAACGCGGTTCCTACTCAGTCTGTTCTGACCATCACCTCTAACGTGGTTTATGGTAAGAAAACAGGTAACACCCCAGATGGTCGTCGTGCTGGCGCTCCATTCGGTCCAGGTGCTAACCCAATGCACGGCCGTGACCAGAAAGGTGCTGTTGCCTCTCTGACCTCCGTTGCTAAACTGCCGTTTGCTTATGCTAAAGATGGTATTTCTTATACCTTCTCTATCGTTCCTAACGCTCTGGGTAAAGACGACGAAGTTCGTAAAGCTAACTTGGCTGGCCTGATGGATGGTTACTTCCACCACGAAGCTAGCATCGAAGGTGGTCAACACCTGAACGTTAACGTTATGAACCGCGAAATGCTGTTAGACGCGATGGAAAATCCTGAGAAATATCCTCAGCTGACCATCCGTGTATCTGGCTACGCTGTACGCTTCAACTCTTTGACCAAAGAACAGCAGCAGGACGTAATTACTCGTACTTTCACTCAGTCCATGTAA
- the focA gene encoding formate transporter FocA has translation MKADNPFDLLLPAAMAKVAEDAGVYKATKHPLKTFYLAITAGVFISIAFVFYITATTGTAGVPFGFAKLVGGICFSLGLMLVVVCGADLFTSTVLIVVAKASGRITWRQLGLNWLNVYVGNLIGALFFVALMWFAGEHMTANGAWGLNVLQTADHKLHHTFVEAVCLGILANLMVCLAVWMSYSGRSLMDKMFAMVLPVAMFVASGFEHSIANMFMIPLGIVIKNFAAPEFWQAIGAAPEQFSNLTVSHFITDNLIPVTIGNIIGGGLLVGLTYWVIYLRGGDKH, from the coding sequence GTGAAAGCTGACAACCCCTTTGATCTACTACTACCAGCAGCAATGGCCAAAGTGGCCGAAGATGCTGGCGTTTATAAAGCCACTAAGCACCCGCTGAAGACTTTTTATTTAGCGATCACGGCTGGTGTCTTCATTTCTATTGCTTTCGTTTTCTACATTACCGCGACAACCGGCACTGCTGGTGTACCTTTTGGCTTTGCCAAGCTGGTTGGTGGTATCTGTTTCTCTCTTGGCCTGATGCTTGTTGTGGTTTGCGGGGCTGACCTGTTTACTTCAACCGTATTAATTGTCGTTGCCAAGGCCAGTGGGCGCATTACCTGGAGACAGTTAGGCCTCAACTGGTTAAATGTTTATGTAGGCAACCTGATTGGTGCACTTTTCTTTGTGGCACTGATGTGGTTTGCCGGCGAGCACATGACAGCGAATGGCGCGTGGGGTCTCAATGTGCTGCAAACAGCCGATCACAAATTGCATCATACGTTTGTTGAAGCCGTTTGCCTGGGGATCTTGGCCAACTTGATGGTTTGTCTTGCAGTTTGGATGAGCTATTCCGGCCGTAGCCTGATGGACAAAATGTTTGCAATGGTTTTACCAGTGGCCATGTTTGTGGCGAGCGGTTTTGAACATAGCATTGCAAATATGTTCATGATCCCATTAGGGATTGTGATTAAGAATTTCGCAGCGCCGGAGTTTTGGCAAGCCATTGGTGCTGCACCAGAACAGTTCTCAAACTTGACCGTTAGCCACTTCATTACCGATAACCTGATCCCTGTCACGATCGGGAACATCATCGGCGGTGGCTTACTGGTAGGTCTGACATACTGGGTTATTTATCTGCGCGGTGGCGATAAGCACTAA
- the ycaO gene encoding 30S ribosomal protein S12 methylthiotransferase accessory factor YcaO has product MTQTYIPGKDAALEDSIARFQQQLTDLGFNIEEASWLNPVPHVWSVHIRDRDCPLCFTNGKGASKKAALASALGEYFERLSTNYFFADFYLGREIAQGDFVHYPNEKWFPVPADDSLPEGILDERLHAFYNPEGDVGAQDLIDLQSGNVDRGICALPFTRQSDQQTVYIPMNIIGNLYVSNGMSAGNTRNEARVQGLSEVFERYVKNRIIAESISLPEIPADVLNRYPEVVEAIAKLEQEGFPILSYDASLGGQYPVICVVLFNPANGTCFASFGAHPDFGVALERTVTELLQGRSLKDLDVFTAPTFDDEEVGEHANLETHFIDSSGLISWDMFKQDADYAFADWSFKGTTEEEFSTLMSIFEQEDKEVYIADYEHLDVYACRIIVPGMSDIYPAEDLLLANNSMGAHLRTQLLQLPASNLTKEEYLQIIEQLDDEGLDDFTRVRELLGIATGKDNGWYTLRVGELKAMLALAGGDLEQALIWTEWTQDFNASVFSPERANFYRCLQTLLLLSMEEERDPAQYYHAFSRMYGAETLEAASAIIAGEERFYGLPAIDDDLKALPAHQALLQAYQKLQAAKRRYWSK; this is encoded by the coding sequence ATGACGCAGACCTATATTCCCGGCAAAGATGCCGCGCTGGAAGATTCTATTGCACGCTTCCAACAGCAATTGACCGACCTTGGGTTCAATATTGAAGAAGCCTCTTGGCTAAACCCTGTTCCGCATGTTTGGTCTGTACACATCCGCGACCGTGATTGCCCGCTTTGTTTTACCAACGGCAAAGGCGCTAGCAAAAAAGCCGCGCTGGCCTCGGCGTTAGGTGAATATTTTGAGCGCTTGTCGACTAACTATTTCTTCGCTGATTTCTACCTTGGCCGTGAAATTGCGCAAGGGGACTTCGTCCACTATCCAAATGAGAAGTGGTTCCCTGTTCCCGCCGACGACAGCCTGCCTGAAGGCATCTTAGATGAGCGTTTGCATGCGTTTTACAATCCAGAAGGTGATGTAGGCGCGCAGGATCTTATCGATCTGCAATCCGGCAACGTCGATCGCGGCATCTGCGCGCTGCCTTTTACCCGCCAGTCCGATCAGCAAACTGTTTATATTCCAATGAACATCATTGGCAACCTGTACGTTTCAAACGGCATGTCTGCGGGCAACACGCGCAACGAAGCCCGCGTGCAAGGTTTGTCTGAAGTTTTCGAACGCTACGTGAAAAACCGTATCATCGCGGAGTCTATCAGCCTGCCAGAGATCCCTGCCGACGTTTTAAACCGCTATCCAGAAGTGGTTGAAGCGATTGCAAAACTAGAACAGGAAGGCTTCCCTATTCTGTCCTACGATGCTTCACTTGGGGGACAATATCCGGTTATCTGCGTTGTGCTGTTTAACCCAGCCAACGGCACCTGTTTTGCCTCTTTCGGCGCCCACCCTGACTTTGGCGTGGCTTTAGAACGTACGGTAACAGAGCTGCTGCAAGGCCGAAGCCTGAAAGATCTCGACGTCTTCACCGCACCGACCTTCGATGACGAAGAAGTCGGCGAGCATGCCAACCTCGAAACTCACTTCATCGATTCTAGCGGTTTGATTTCTTGGGATATGTTTAAGCAAGACGCTGATTATGCCTTTGCCGATTGGTCGTTTAAAGGTACCACCGAAGAAGAGTTCAGCACGTTGATGAGCATCTTCGAACAAGAAGATAAAGAAGTTTACATCGCGGATTATGAACACCTTGATGTCTATGCCTGCCGCATCATCGTTCCGGGTATGTCCGATATCTATCCTGCCGAAGATTTGCTCTTAGCCAATAACAGCATGGGCGCGCACTTACGCACTCAGTTACTTCAGCTGCCAGCGTCCAATCTGACGAAAGAAGAGTATTTACAGATCATCGAACAGCTCGATGACGAAGGCCTTGACGACTTCACTCGTGTGCGCGAGCTGTTAGGTATCGCAACGGGTAAAGACAACGGCTGGTATACCCTGCGTGTAGGTGAATTGAAAGCTATGCTGGCATTAGCGGGCGGCGATCTGGAGCAAGCGCTGATATGGACCGAATGGACTCAGGACTTCAATGCCTCAGTATTCAGCCCAGAACGCGCCAATTTCTATCGCTGCCTACAAACCTTGCTGCTGCTAAGCATGGAAGAAGAGCGCGACCCTGCTCAGTACTACCATGCGTTCAGCCGCATGTATGGCGCCGAAACGCTTGAAGCCGCTTCGGCAATTATCGCTGGAGAAGAGCGTTTCTATGGTCTTCCTGCAATTGACGACGATTTGAAAGCCCTCCCTGCGCATCAAGCGCTGCTACAGGCGTATCAAAAACTTCAGGCAGCAAAACGCCGTTATTGGTCTAAATAA
- the ansB gene encoding L-asparaginase 2, whose translation MKLVKVSLLALLVSGFSGAAFALPNITILATGGTIAGGGDSATKSNYTAGKVGVESLVDAVPQLKDIANIKGEQVVSIGSQDMNDDVWLKLAKKINADCNKTDGFVITHGTDTMEETAYFLDLTVKCDKPVVMVGAMRPSTAMSADGPFNLYNAVVTAADPASAKRGVLVAMNDTVLDGRDVTKTNTTGVQTFQAVNYGPLGYIHNGKVDYQRSPERKHTTQTPFDVSKLTSLPKVGIVYNYANASDLPAKALLEAGYQGIVSAGVGNGNLYKSIFDTLATAAHNGVAVVRSSRVPSGSTTEDAEIDDVKYGFVASGTLNPQKARILLQLALTQTKDPKQIQQMFNQY comes from the coding sequence ATGAAGTTGGTTAAAGTAAGTTTGCTGGCGCTGTTGGTTTCAGGGTTTAGCGGCGCGGCTTTTGCGTTGCCTAATATCACCATTTTGGCAACGGGCGGCACTATCGCCGGGGGCGGTGACTCAGCAACAAAATCAAATTATACCGCCGGGAAAGTGGGCGTAGAGTCTTTGGTTGATGCGGTGCCTCAGCTTAAAGATATCGCAAACATCAAAGGTGAGCAGGTAGTCAGCATCGGTTCGCAGGATATGAATGACGATGTGTGGCTGAAACTTGCCAAAAAAATCAACGCTGATTGCAATAAAACCGATGGCTTCGTGATTACCCACGGCACGGATACCATGGAAGAGACGGCTTACTTCCTCGATTTAACCGTAAAATGCGACAAACCTGTGGTGATGGTTGGCGCGATGCGCCCATCAACCGCCATGAGCGCCGATGGCCCCTTCAACCTGTATAACGCCGTTGTGACCGCCGCAGATCCGGCTTCTGCCAAACGCGGTGTTTTGGTTGCGATGAACGATACGGTGCTGGATGGTCGTGATGTGACCAAAACGAACACCACCGGTGTACAAACATTCCAAGCGGTTAACTACGGCCCATTGGGATACATTCATAATGGCAAAGTTGACTACCAGCGTTCGCCTGAGCGTAAACACACCACGCAAACGCCATTTGACGTGAGCAAGTTAACCTCATTGCCGAAAGTTGGCATCGTGTACAACTACGCCAACGCGTCGGATCTGCCAGCTAAGGCGCTGCTTGAAGCAGGCTATCAAGGGATTGTGAGTGCGGGGGTTGGCAACGGCAATCTGTACAAATCTATTTTTGATACTTTAGCTACTGCGGCACATAACGGCGTAGCCGTGGTGCGTTCATCACGCGTTCCTTCTGGGTCAACCACGGAAGACGCTGAAATTGATGACGTGAAATATGGTTTTGTAGCATCAGGCACGCTC